In the Sedimentisphaera cyanobacteriorum genome, CACTGACGGCAGCGTTTGAGGAATTCTTCAAGCATCGGCCGCAGGGTTTTCACGGCGTTTGCCCTGTGTGAGATACGGTTTTTCTCTTCTCTTGCCAGCTCAGCAACGCTCTGCCCTCTTTCAGGCAGGTAGAATACAGGGTCGTAGCCGAAGCCGCCTGTGCCTCGTTTTTCGTTGAGTATCCTGCCGGGCAGAAAGCCTTCAGCTTCAAGGATCGGCTTTTCAGAATCGGCAAGGCAGAGAGAGCTTACGAATCTCGCAGTTCGGTTCTCTTCCGGCACACCATCCATCAGCCTGAGCACCTTCTTTATATTCTCTTCATCTATGCGGAATGCATCACTGCTGTGGTCTTTATGGGCTCCTGAGAATCTCGCGCTGCTCACTCCCGGCGCTCCGCCGAGAGCATCAATCTCAAGTCCGGAGTCGTCTGCAAGCGTGAGAATTCCGGTCTGACGTGCATAACCGATCGCTTTTCTTTTCGCATTTTCAGTGAATGTTTCCCCGTCTTCTTCCACTTCCTCCGCTTCCGGAAAATCCTTTAGCGAAAGCCAGTTTATGCTGAATCCTGAGAGCAGAATCTCAAAATCTCTTATTTTTCCTGCGTTAGTTGTTGCCAGAAGTATATCCATTTTTCCTTCCCTTATATTCAAGTATCTCAAGCTCATCCAGCGGCTTACAGTTTATTATCTGATCGAAGTGTTTGGGGTTTATAAAAGCTCCCTCGCGCGGGCCGGCGTGTTTGGCGAGCATCTTTACAGCAGCGAGAAATTTTTTCTCCGGCTTCGCTGCGGCGGGGGCAAATCCGCCCAGCTCGGATGCAAATTCAAACTGATACGCATGCAGTGTTAAATTTTCCACCATAGGCCGCTCGGTTTTGCTCTGGCTCCTTGTGTATTTCCGCTTGAATTCGGATAAGTACAGCGGCTTTGGATTTCCGTATAGCGGGTCTATCGCAAGCGGCATACCTTCATAATCCAGATGAAGCCGGATCTGGCCTGCCCTTGCAGTTAGCGGCCTCACTGCAAGCAGAGATAGATTCCCGAAATCAGCAATCTGCTGCCAAAGCGTAACAGCCTTAGCATCGCTTTTTTCATCGATTTTCATCCTGCCCGGGTCTTTCGCCCTTGATATTCCCGTTTCGGTGCGGCCAACACGTTCGGGAACGTATCCGTTTACAATCGCAAGGTAAACAGCAGCTGATGTGTTGTTCACAATCGAGCGGGCGAGGCGTTTGTGGAAATCCATATTCTTTGAAACCACTACCACCCCGGGCACCTGCTTGCTCAGACGGGTTGCGGTGCGAAGCTTTTCGCCCATCTGAATCTTTCCCTCAAGCAGCTGGGCAACGCTCGGCGCTCCGCTGCGGTCTTTTGTAACAGAAACCCCCGCAGGCTTATTCACCGCTGCAAAATCAAAATTATCGTGCAGAATCTCTATAGCTTTTCCTTTGGGCAAAATAATACTCCGCTCTAATCTTTCTTGAGTGCGTAAACCTTAAAATCGGAATATTTCACCTTTGTCCATTTGAGCTGACGGAAACCGATCTTCCCCGCACCGGGCAGCTTCCCGAAACGCTCTTTATCTTCCTGATAATCGATTATCACCCATCCGTCAACAGCGAGCTGAATACGCCCTTCTGCCCGCATGAGGGTGATTTTATGCACTTCATTAGATTTCGAATCTATCCCGGGTATGCCCAAATCAGCAAGGTATCTTCCGGAATTGAGCCGCAGATAAGAGGCATTCCTCGAGGCCCCGAGCGGCATATCCGAATAATACGAAAGCGAGTAGAGGTCTATATCTCCGTTTGTATAATCCTCGCTCCTTCCGGTTCTAAAATCAATGCTCGAATCGTAAACATCCTTGCCGTTTTGTCCAATTGCAGAGAAAAACACTAAACACGCCCCGTTTTCACTGAGCACCTGAACATTCCACTCTGCAAGAAAATTCGGCGGAAAATTCGCCCAGCACCAGAACGTGATGTGGCCTGTGGCGAAATCAAAGTCTTTCATTGTAGATTCCATAACAAGCCCGTCTTTGCGGAAATTTATCTGAGCCGGCCCTTCTGCTACCCATCCCCGAACGTCTTTCGGAGCCCGCAGGGGCGAGCTGAAGATAAGCTCTTTCTCTATATCTTCAGAGCCGAAATAGCCCAGAAGTGAGAATTCCCTCGTAGGGATTATGCCCAAATATTTATTCATTTTTTTCCTGTTCTGCTGCTCTATGTAATGATCGATTGCAGATTCCTCGATCACCTTGTCGTACAGCCTGCACTCGGATACAGCAATCTGAGATGTAGTGATATTCAGCCGGTTCCCGCCTTCATTATCGAGCTGCTTAAGCCTTCGTCTTTTCCTCAGGTATGGCGTTCCGTTTACATAGCAGTTGAAGATTCCCTCATCCGCATCCCAAACAAACGCAAAATGCATCCACTCCTCTCCCGGTATCTCCGGCAGCAGAATATGCATATCGTTCAGCCTGCTTGTGCCATTCTCCCATGAGAATCTGAAATCCAGCTTGTTTGCTGATTTGGCCAGATCGAATTTGAACAGCTTATCCACTTCCGCAATCTCGTATGTTTCCTCTGGTTCGCCCTTGCCGGTACGCATAGTTTTATGCGGGCGAATCCAGATCATAAACGTGCCTTCTTTCGATATAGGGGCGTTGAGATCGCCTGAGAAATACATCTTCTTTTCTTTGGCTTTCAGCGCCTTCGCGCCGTTCATTGGGCCGTCGATAATATCAAAATTAACGAAATCAGATACGTCCGCCCGCTCGGTATCCGAGAGTCCTGTGGAATTAACCGCATCCTGCGTGAGCCATATCTTCGCCTCATATCCCATACAAGCTCCGCAGGCAAGCATAAATATCAGAAGTTTAACCGCTTTCATCGAGCTCCTTTCGCTAAGTTTATTCAATCTCATCCCTCCCGAGAATCGCATCCGAGAGAATCGAATTATTCGAAAATTCAATACTGCTCCCCGCGGGCAGCCCCCTTGCGAGGCGGGTGATCCTTATGCTGCTGTCTCGCAGGAGGCTGGTAACGTAGAGCGAAGTGGCATCGCCTTCCACAGTGGGATTGGTTGCCATAATGATCTCCCTTATGCCCCCTTGCCGGATCCTGCTTATCAGCTTGTCTATCGTCAGGTCTTCCGGCTCGATTCCCTCCAGCGGGGCGATATGCCCCCCGAGCACGTGATAAGTCCATTTGCATATCCCAGTTTTCTCAAGGCTTATCAAATCCTTCGGCTGCTCCACAACGCACACCGTGGACTTATCCCGAGAAGGGGCTTGGCAGATGGGGCATATTTCCTCCTCCGAATAGCTGCAGCATATTTTGCACTGCTTTATCTTCGTTTTTACCTCGCTCACAGCCCTCGCAAGCTCCATCGCCTCTGCCTTCTCGGATTTGAGCACGTGAAAAGCAAGCCTTTCCGCTGTTTTCCTGCCTATCCCGGGCAGCTCTGCAAACTTCTCTATCAGATTATTCAGAGCCTTCGTATAGGCGGGATTTGTGGTGTTTTTTTCGGGCAATTCTAAAACCTCGCTTCTTATTGATTTTTCGGCCTTGATATCCCAATAATCTGAGCGTTAAAGGTGTTCAGTACCTTCTGAACTCCCGGGTCTTTCATGGCTTGTCTTTGGTCTTTAAAGCTGCTTTTTGCTCCTTTGGGTTTGTTTGCAGGTTCGCCGCTGGAGGAGGCCTCCTGCCTCACTTGCAGGGCAATTTCGGTTCCGAGGATCTTCGCGAAAACCTTCTCTGCCTCCTGCTTCTTTGTTTGCAGGAGCCGGCCTGCCATGCCCGTTTTGGCATGCAAAACCAGATTCCCGTTCTCAAAACCTGCCGGCTCGGCGTTGCTCAGATTTGCCCCGAGGCTCATATTCACCTTCGCTGTTTTCTGCACAACCTCCTGCCAGCGGGATTGAAGCTCTTCAAGATTCCCGCATTCCACGCTCCCTGCCTGCTCGAGCTTATCCGCTGCCGAGCCGTTTTTCTCAGCGAAGGCCTGTTTCAGGCTCGGCTTCCGTGCTCCTGCTGGTTTGCCGCCGGCCTGCGAGTTTTTTTTTCCGCCGCCCCCGCCGGCCGTCTGCCGAACGAGAGTTTGCACGTTGATAAAATGCTCGCTCAGCGTAAGCCGCATAAGGGCTGCTTCCAGAATTGCTCTGGGGTTGTCCGATTTCTTCACTGTCCCCCGCATCCGTTCCATCGTCGTAACCGCATACACAAGCGAGGCAATATCGAACTTTCCCGCAATCCGCTCGGTCTCTTCGGCCTCAGCTGCCGTTTGCACGATTAGCGAGCTGCCTGCACCGGCGCTTGCTGTGATCATCAGATCGCGGAAGCTGTCTATGAGGCTGTCGGTGATTTGCTCCGGGCTCATCCCTTTGCTCAGAAGCTCATCGCAAACCTCCAGCACGCCCGGCGCATCCGAATCGCCGATAAGCTCGGTCATGCGGGCTATCTCAGCGCGTCCGGGCTCGCCCAGGGTGTTCTCAAGCACCTCAAGCGTAAGATTGTCTGCTCCAGTGCTCAGGATTTGATCCAGAAGGCTTAGGGCATCACGCATAGAGCCGTTCGCAAGGCGGGATAGAGCAACTGCGAAATCATCATCGCAGCTGATTCCCTCAGCCTCTAAAACCATCTTCACCTGCTTCTGGATGGTTTGGGGGTCTATCGAGCGGAAATCAAACCGCTGACAGCGGGATTGTATCGTAGGCAGAACCTTATTCGGCTCGGTGGTGGCGAAGATAAACTTAACATGCGCCGGCGGCTCCTCCAGAATCTTCAGAAGGGCATTGAAAGCCCCCGTGCTGAGCATATGAATCTCATCGATAATGTATATCTTATAACGTCCGCGGGCAGGGCGATACATCGCATTCTGACGCAGATCACGAATATTCTCTACGCCGTTGTTGCTCGCTCCGTCAATCTCGATTACGTCTATATCCTCGCCCGAATTTATCGCTATGCAGCTCTCGCATTCGCAGCAAGGCTCGGTCGTGGGAGATTCTACGCTCTGGCAGTTCAGAGCCTTCGCCAGCACACGTGCCATCGTCGTTTTACCTACGCCCCGAGTCCCGCAGAATAGGTAAGCATGCGCTACCCGGTCCGAGAGGATTGCGTTTTTCAGAGTATGGGCGATTGCATCCTGCCCAGCTATATCATCAAATCTCTGCGATCTGTATCTTCTTGCAAGTACTGTGTAAGCCATTTTCCACCGTTTTGATGTTTTTCTCTCCAGCCGGATATTATACAGCACCTGTTTTTTTTCTCAATCCGCAATTTTTACAGAATAGATTTTACACTATCTGCCAGTTTTTTGCTCCTTATTAAAACGTCAGTTGATGTGAAGAGCTTTTTAAGCTTTAAAGATTCGACACATCTCACTCACAAATACAGCAGATTAAGCTCTTTGCTATCCTTTACCTAATATACCCACTTGCAAAATACAAAAAAGCTCGGCGATATTACTCACCGAGCTTTAAATTTCTTATCAGGGCACTGAATCGTTAAGGAGTCTGACGTAAAAGGCTAAGCAGCTAAAATTTTGGCCTAATTGCCTTACTGCTTAGTTTTTCATCCCTTAGAAAGGAGGTGATCCAGCCGCAGGTTCCCCTACGGCTACCTTGTTACGACTTAGTCCCAGTTACCGAGTTCACCGTAGGCAGCCGTCTCTCCGAAGAGTTGACAAGCCGACTTCGGGTGCTCCCGATTTCCATGACTTGACGGGCGGTGTGTACAAGGCTCAGGAACATATTCACCGCGTCATTGCTGATACGCGATTACTAGCGATTCCAACTTCATGTTCTCGAGTTGCCAGAGAACAATCCGAACTGAGGCAGACTTTGTGCGATTTGCTCAACCTCACGGCTTTGCGTCGATCTGTATCTGCCATTGTAGCACGTGTGAAGCCCTGGGCATAAAGGCCATGAGGACTTGACGTCATCCCCGCCTTCCTCCGGTTTAACACCGGCAGTCCCGTTAGAGTCCCCAGCTTAACCTGCTGGCAACTAACGGCAAGGGTTTCGCTCGTTCAAGGACTTAACCCAACATCTCACGACACGAGCTGACGACAGCCATGCAGCACCTGTGTAAGTTTCACTCTCCGAAGAGAGCAGCCCGGTCCTGTTTCCAGGAAGGCATCCAAACATGTCAAACCCAGGTAAGGTTCTGCGCGTTGCTTCGAATTAATCCACATGCTCCACCGCTTGTGTGAGCCCCCGTCAATTCCTTTGAGTTTTAGCCTTGCGACCGTACTCCCCAGGCGGTGCACTTAACACTTTTGCTACGCCCGCAATAATGTCAGAATTACTGCGAACCAGTGCACATCGTTTACGGCATGGACTACCGGGGTATCTAATCCCGTTCGCTACCCATGCTTTCGTACCTCAGCGTCAGGTCATACCCAGCGGGCCGTTTTCACCTCTGGCGTTCCTCTTCATATCTACGCATTCCACCGCTCCACGAAGAGTTCCACCCGCCCCTGTATGCCTCAAGTTTTCCAGTTCGCCCCCCAATTCCCCGGTTGAGCCGGGGGATTTCAGAGAACGCTTAGAAAACCGCCTGCGTACGCTTTAAGCCCAGTGATTCCGAACAACGCTCGCCACCTTCGTATTACCGCGGCTGCTGGCACGAAGTTAGCCGTGACTTCCTTTAGAGTAGTTCTGCTTGCGCTTACTTGCTCTTGACAGCAGTTTACACCCCGAGGGGCTTCTTCCTGCACGCGGCGTCGCTGGGTCAATCTTTCGATCATTGCCCAAGATTCGTTACTGCAGCCCTCCGTGGAGGTCCGGGCAGTGTCTCAGTCCCGATATGGCGGACCAACCTCTCAGTCCCGCTACCCGTCGTTGCCTTGGTGAGCCGTTACCTCACCAACTAACTGATAGGGAATAGGCCGCTCCGATGCCGATAAATCTTTGATTGCCTGCCCTGCAGCTGGCAATGTTATCAGGTATTACCGCCCCTTTCGGTAGAGAGCAAGCTCTCGACGCTATACCTGTGCATCGGGTACGTTACCTATCCGTTACTCATCCTTTCGCCACTAGCCATGAAAGGCTCGTGCGACTTGCATGTCTTAACCACGCCGCCAGCGTTCGTTCTGAGCCAGGATCAAACTCTTCAATTTAAATCCTTATCTCATAAATCTACTGTTTAAGCGATTTGTGTGATTTCTTTTTTACGGATGCTTCACACTCCAGTTTCTCGCAAGGAGTATGATTTATAACACACCTGTGTTATTATTTAAGCCTTAATTATGCGGTGCGAGCCGCAAAAATTAAAGCACTCCTAACGATTCTGGTCTGTACCCTGTTAAGTTGTTAAAGAACATCTCGCATTCAAACGAGAAGGACAATGATACTATAATGAATTGCTTTTTCAAGCCTTAACTGGGAAAATTTGAGAAAAATTTAAAGTTGATGCTAACAATCATCAGCTTTCAATTCCGGCAGACGCAAAAGCAGCGGCAATCTGGGAGGTGTGAGATATGCTCAGAGCTATCTCAGTGAGATTCATTTTCTTTGCCCTAAGTGCGGTTTGGCCGTAAAGATTCACCACAGGGCGTCCTAAATTGTCCGCAACAGTTTCCACGTCTTTCCAGTTCATACCTCCGCGGAGGCCTGTTCCCAGAAGCTTGAAAACTGCCTCCTTGGCAGCAAATCTGCCGGCAAGCTTTTCATAGGCTTTACGGCCTCTGCCGGCAAGATTGATTTCTTTTTCTGTAAAAACGCGACTGCTGAAATGCTCGCCGTGCTTTTCGAGCATACCCTTAATCCGGGGAATCTCCACAATGTCAATCCCGTTTACGAGCCTTTTCAACCTTCGCTGCTCCTTGAATATGCCTGACGAATACAGAATTCTATAAATCCGTTTGCCTCGCTTATTTTTGCCTGCTCGAAGAGCTCTTTAAGAATATTATTCATCTTTTCAGAGCGGCGTTTCATCCTTATAAATTCTTCGATATCATCCTGCACCTGTGAGAGCTTTTTGAAGCCTGCCTGCTGTTTTTTATCAACCTTAACAATAAAAAAGTTTCCATTATTCTCAATTACATCAGAGATTTGGCCTTCTTCGAGCTTTTTGAGCTCCTCAGCAATCGCATCATAGGGCTCTGCAAATGAAGAAGGGTCTGATGTTTCCCATTTGCCTCCCTGAGAGGCTTTGGGACCTCCGGAAAACTTTTCAACAGCATCAGAAAAACTCATTCCCCCTTCAAGTGCAAGATTTGCCAAAGAGGCCTTCTTATCTGCATTCTCAGCAGATTCGGGGATATGAATAAGCGTAAATTTATATTCGGGCTCTATCTTGAATTTATCATCTTTGTTTTCTTCATAAAACTCCTCAATCTCCTTGAAGCTAACCGAATCGCTCTTTTCAAATTCTGCTGTGAAATAATTTTGAATGAGCATTTTTCTTCTTTTTTCTTCTTTGAATGTCTTCCAGTGGTAGCCGGATTCGGCCAGCTGAGACTGAATCTTGGAATAATCATAGTCCGATTCGGCAAGCATCCTTCTAACCTCTTTATCCACTGCCTTATCGAGCATACCGTCTTCTTCAAGCACCTCTTCAGGCACCTTTCCGGCGGCTTTTTCATAGATTAGTATATCAGAGATTTTTTCTGTTACGAACTGACGGACATAAGGGTAAACCTGCTGCTTATACTGCTGATAGCTGGGAGCATTGACCTGTCCTGATAGCGATACAAGCTTAGAGATGATAAGCTCTGAGGATATAGTCTGGTCTTTTACCGAAAGCACCATCCCGCCGGTCGGTTCGGGCACAGGTTTTTTGGCTAGCTGCTGATATTTGGCAATCTCGGCGTCTGTATAGGTTCTTTCCTTATTTCCTCCGCATCCATGCAGCAAAATTGCGGCAGCAAGTATAAGGGTGATTTTTTTCATTTCTTACTCCATTAGCTTTTACAAAAGTTTACGGAGATTTTAGTTTTTTGCCCCGCTTTTTCAATTCTAATTATTTCCTGCTTTATAACAGAAAGCGGTTAAACTGAACCTCACGTGGTGTAAACTTTGGGATTCGAAAAAAGTACTTGAAAAACACCGGCTTTTATAATAAGATAACCGAAGGTAATTCGGGGGGTTGATTTTGTATGCTGCTTTGGTTCAGGTTTTTAATGAAATTTTAATCAATCCTGCGAAAATTCCTTATTAGAAAAGCTAAAGTAATTGCTTAAAGCAGTTTGTAATTATTTCAGAGGAATTCTGTTTTGGAAAAACGTGTTATTATTTCAGTATTGGCGGTGCTGAGTGTGTCTTTATATTGCGCAGCGAAACAGGCAGATCCGCGGGAGAAAAGCAATGAATTGTCTGATGAAGAGCTCGAGCCCTTAAAGCTCAAGGTTCTTTGTGAAAAAAAGGATATCCTCGGCGAAAAAGAATGCAGTGAAAAGCTTCAATGCAAAGAGCCTGCGCAGCAGTCTTTATTCGTGGATAGAATGTTCTGCAGGAGTTTTTTCTTTGCATTAAATCCTTACCTGCCGGAAAAGGATTTCTTTCTGAATAAGCAGATTTTTTATTTCGACACCAGATTTTCCAAAGATGGCGAAAAAGTTTTTAATACAACGATTCCCGGCCCATACATCAAAGAAGCCGTTTTAGAACTCTGAGAGTTTTTGTGAAATTTAGGGCATTAAACAAAACAGGCAGATTCGAGAGTTACCGTTTGCAGCGGCACATCATCGTGGAAGCCTTTTCTGCCGGTTTCCAGCTCAGCGATTTTGTCAACCACTTCCATACCCTCTATAACCTCGCCGAATGAGGCATATCCGGGATTGCCCGGGGCAAAGTTAAGAAAATCATTATCAGCGTGGTTTATGAAGAACTGCGAGGTTGCACTGTTTGGGTCTGAGGTGCGTGCCATAGCAACAGCGCCTCTCTTATTCTTCAGTCCATTGTCAGACTCCAGCTTTATAGGGGCTTTTGTCTGCTTCTGTTTCATATCCGGCGTAAACCCGCCGCCCTGAACCATAAAGCCTTTAATAACTCTATGAAATATTGTACCGTCGAAGAAACCTTCTTCAACATACTCAGCAAAATTATTTGCTGTTACAGGTGCGCTTTCATAGTTTAAACGCAGCTTGATATCACCAAGACTGGTTTTCAATAGAACGGTATCTTTACTCATATTTTTCTGTTTCGATATAGATATTAGACGAGTGAATCGAGCACGTCTGTTATGTCGTCTTTAGACACAAGACCAACCCACTGCTTCTGCACCTGTCCATCTTTGAACAGGATTACAGTAGGTATAGAAGAAATATTAAATTTCATGGCTGCTTCTCTGCTCTGGTCTGTATCAACTTTGCACACCTTTGCTTTGCCTTTGTATTCTTCGGCAATTTCATCAATAACTGGTCCGAGCATTTTGCAGGGGCCGCACCAAGGTGCCCAAAAATCCACCAGTACCGGCGTATCCGAACCGTTAACCACTTCATCAAATTCTTGGTCGGTAAGCGCAATTGTATTTTCGCTCATATTTAACCTCTATATTTTTGAGTTATTGTTTTTATAAACACTCGCTCTGATTTTAAGCAAAATAAAACGCAATGTCAAACGCAAACAACGTTCATTAGTTTCTTTAAATACATATATACATTACGCTTCACAATGTTCACGATAATCGCAATAATCTAACCTTTTGCTAACAAACTGCTAATATTAACGCTTTATTATTTATTTTATTGTGTTATATTATGCTAATGCTAAGAAGGATTCAGAACGTAATATGGAAAAAGAAAAGATTCTGGTAGTAGAAGATGAGGCTGATGTAAGAGAACTGCTGTGTTACAATCTTAGGGCAAACGGATTTGAGGTTGACACCTGCGGGGATGGTAAACTGGCGGTTGATAAAATTGAAGAATGGAAGCCTAATCTGGTTCTTCTTGATTTAATGCTTCCCGGCCTTGACGGCTTCTCTGTATGCCGAAAGCTCAAAAATGAACCTAAGACGTCTGGTATAAGGGTAATTATGCTTACCGCCAGAGGCGATGAGGCAGATATAGTTACAGGCTTAGAGTTAGGTGCGGACGACTATATAACAAAGCCCTTCAGTCCGAAGGTTTTGACAGCACGGATAAATGCAGTGCTTCGAAGGCCAGGAAGGACATCAGGAACCGGGGAGAAAGATTCCGGTCTTTTAAGGGTTCATGAAATTGAGATCGACACGAGGAAGTATCAGGTTTTTGTATCGGGCAAGCCCTGCAAGCTTACTTCTACAGAATTCCGCCTTCTCTGCTTCCTTGCTGCAAGGCCTGGGTGGGTTTTCACCCGCTACCAGATTGTTGACGCCGTACACGGGGCTGACTATCCTGTAACCGACCGATCTGTTGATGTGCAGGTAGTCGGCCTGAGAAAGAAACTCAGAGAAGCGGGAAAATATATAGAAACCGTACGCGGCGTTGGATACAGATTTATTGAATAAAAATATCGCTAAAGCTGCCGGACTTTATAGATAAAATACTGTCTGCGCAGCGTTAAATGATTCTTAAGGGCGGCGCTGCTTATGAAAAAGAAGAGCATCTTTTGGCGTTTTTTCCGTACAGTTTTTGCAGCAGTATTTCTTTCACTGCTTTTTTGTTTCAGCTCTCTTGATAAAACAATCAGCGAAGTTTCTGAAGACCTTAGCCAAAGAAATCTTTCAAATGCGGCCTCGCTTGCAGAAAAATTACTTCAAAGACACATTGAGAGCCTTGATTACGGCCAAATGGAAAGCATTTGCAAAATCCTTGGCAATAAAACAGACCTTAGATTTACAATAATTAACCATCAGGGGAATGTCCTTGCAGACAGCAGCGCCGCTGCATCAGGGCTTAAAAACTATTCAGACAATCCGCATTTTATTCAAGCCCTTAGAAGCAGAGAAAAACAAACAGAGATTTATACTGCCGGAGATGACGGGGCGATGTGCATCTTCACTCCTGCGGGAAATTCAAATAAACGAAACTTCATACTCAAATGCTGCCTGAAACAGAGCATATCCTCGCAGTACTCTGCAATTATTGCCTCTGCAATGCTGAAAATCGCAAGTGTTTCTCTCATTCTCACTGCGATTTCTTCCGCCTTTCTGGCAAATATTACTATAAGGCCTCTGATAAAAATGCGTAAAGCAGTAATAGACTTCGCCGGAGGCAAGCTTGATAAAAAACTCGAGATCCCGGAAACGCACGAAATGGGCAGTCTTGCAAAGAGCCTGAACAATATGGCAAGAGAGCTGGACAGAAAAATCACCCAAATCACTGAACAGCAGACAAGTCAGGAGGCAATTTTAACTAGTATGGTGGAGGCGGTTGTAGCTCTGAGCAATGAAAACAATGTAATAATGGCCAACAAGGCTGCTGTTGAGTTTTTCGGGCTTCAGGAAGGCTATATCGGGAGTTATTATGCTAATCTCATACGCAACACAGATTTCCAGCAGGCAGTGGAAAACACCACCACCAAAGGCTCTGCAAAAAAAGAAATTGTTCTGATGAGAAACAACAACGAATTCATACTCCACCTTCAAGGGACAGTACTGAAGAATCCTGCCGAGGAAACTATTGGTTCGCTCTACGTTCTCAATGATGTAACAGAAATCAAAAGGCTTGAGGCGATAAGGAAAGACTTCGTGGCCAACGTTTCCCACGAGCTGAAAACTCCGGTAACCTCAATTAAGGGCTTTGCTGAGATGCTTAAGGACGGCGGGATCAGCGACCCCGGCGATCAGGCCAAATTTATCGGCATAATAGCTCGCCAAGCCCAGAGGCTTGAGGCAATAATAGAAGACCTGCTTTCAATCTCTAAACTCGAGCAGAAAGGGGACCAGCTCAGGGTTGACATTGAGCCTGCAGATATAAATGATATCGTGAGCTCGGCAATCCAGCTTTGCGAGAAAAGGGCTTCTCAGAAGAATATCTCCATACACCTGACAGCGAGTAAAGAGATTTTTAGTTCTGTTAACCCAAACCTTCTGGAACAGGCGGTAATTAATCTTATCGACAATGCTGTGAAATACAGCAGTGAAAACACAGATGTCTATATTACAATCCATCAAGACAGCGAAGAAACGCGAATATCCGTTCATGACCACGGATGCGGCATACCAAAAAGCGAACAGAAAAGACTTTTTGAGCGTTTTTACCGCGTGGATAAAGGCAGAAGCCGAGAGCTCGGCGGTACGGGACTGGGGCTTTCCATCGTGAAGCATATCGTTTCTACCGTCCATGGCGGCAGGGTCAGCCTCGAAAGCACGCTCAACAAAGGAAGCACTTTCACTATACATTTGCCGAAAAAATAAAAAATATCGTAAAAATCACATCATCTGCGCCATTTATTATTAACTGTCTTCCTACAATTTCGTCAGTCTTAAAAAACTGTATTCAGCTCAAAGCAGGGAGAGGTTTTAGGTACTCGGAAAATCAAATATCAAAACTGTTATTTAATTAAAACCTATTAAATTTTTAAGGAGCTTACCAAAATGAGAAAGACATTGATTTTTATGCTAATCTCAGCAGCCTTCTGCTTTGCAGAGAAGGTTTACCTCAGTGATTTGGATATTTCCAATACAAGGCAGGGCTGGGGCGAGCCGATGAAAGACAAATCTGTTGCGGGCAACCCAATCAAGATTAAAGGAAAAACATACAAAAAAGGCCTCGGCACACATTCCCACAGCATACTTGAGATAAAAGTTAATGGAGCGGAAAGGTTCAAAGCCCTTGCAGGCATTAATGATGAAGTTATCGGGAATGATGCAGAAGTTCGCT is a window encoding:
- a CDS encoding peptidyl-prolyl cis-trans isomerase, whose protein sequence is MKKITLILAAAILLHGCGGNKERTYTDAEIAKYQQLAKKPVPEPTGGMVLSVKDQTISSELIISKLVSLSGQVNAPSYQQYKQQVYPYVRQFVTEKISDILIYEKAAGKVPEEVLEEDGMLDKAVDKEVRRMLAESDYDYSKIQSQLAESGYHWKTFKEEKRRKMLIQNYFTAEFEKSDSVSFKEIEEFYEENKDDKFKIEPEYKFTLIHIPESAENADKKASLANLALEGGMSFSDAVEKFSGGPKASQGGKWETSDPSSFAEPYDAIAEELKKLEEGQISDVIENNGNFFIVKVDKKQQAGFKKLSQVQDDIEEFIRMKRRSEKMNNILKELFEQAKISEANGFIEFCIRQAYSRSSEG
- a CDS encoding peptidylprolyl isomerase — encoded protein: MSKDTVLLKTSLGDIKLRLNYESAPVTANNFAEYVEEGFFDGTIFHRVIKGFMVQGGGFTPDMKQKQTKAPIKLESDNGLKNKRGAVAMARTSDPNSATSQFFINHADNDFLNFAPGNPGYASFGEVIEGMEVVDKIAELETGRKGFHDDVPLQTVTLESACFV
- the trxA gene encoding thioredoxin, yielding MSENTIALTDQEFDEVVNGSDTPVLVDFWAPWCGPCKMLGPVIDEIAEEYKGKAKVCKVDTDQSREAAMKFNISSIPTVILFKDGQVQKQWVGLVSKDDITDVLDSLV
- a CDS encoding response regulator is translated as MEKEKILVVEDEADVRELLCYNLRANGFEVDTCGDGKLAVDKIEEWKPNLVLLDLMLPGLDGFSVCRKLKNEPKTSGIRVIMLTARGDEADIVTGLELGADDYITKPFSPKVLTARINAVLRRPGRTSGTGEKDSGLLRVHEIEIDTRKYQVFVSGKPCKLTSTEFRLLCFLAARPGWVFTRYQIVDAVHGADYPVTDRSVDVQVVGLRKKLREAGKYIETVRGVGYRFIE
- a CDS encoding HAMP domain-containing histidine kinase, with the protein product MKKKSIFWRFFRTVFAAVFLSLLFCFSSLDKTISEVSEDLSQRNLSNAASLAEKLLQRHIESLDYGQMESICKILGNKTDLRFTIINHQGNVLADSSAAASGLKNYSDNPHFIQALRSREKQTEIYTAGDDGAMCIFTPAGNSNKRNFILKCCLKQSISSQYSAIIASAMLKIASVSLILTAISSAFLANITIRPLIKMRKAVIDFAGGKLDKKLEIPETHEMGSLAKSLNNMARELDRKITQITEQQTSQEAILTSMVEAVVALSNENNVIMANKAAVEFFGLQEGYIGSYYANLIRNTDFQQAVENTTTKGSAKKEIVLMRNNNEFILHLQGTVLKNPAEETIGSLYVLNDVTEIKRLEAIRKDFVANVSHELKTPVTSIKGFAEMLKDGGISDPGDQAKFIGIIARQAQRLEAIIEDLLSISKLEQKGDQLRVDIEPADINDIVSSAIQLCEKRASQKNISIHLTASKEIFSSVNPNLLEQAVINLIDNAVKYSSENTDVYITIHQDSEETRISVHDHGCGIPKSEQKRLFERFYRVDKGRSRELGGTGLGLSIVKHIVSTVHGGRVSLESTLNKGSTFTIHLPKK